The Choristoneura fumiferana chromosome 11, NRCan_CFum_1, whole genome shotgun sequence genome includes a region encoding these proteins:
- the LOC141432483 gene encoding uncharacterized protein — translation MAQHAEPMDVDDIESDFDNKENTYHHSNVLPRTPCTEKGYEELDVSELNMKLRYSVTPAASPMSKSMSHSLDSRYNASTDESLNNTVINENENNLTRSLHSALNKPELKTPKVLPLQSLPANLTADSTRNATILQQLVTKIDNNNVTITVSNENEIDTLSFPSSSSSMTHTPEATTPTKEIAKDGGSPIMRGLKSVLSMFRSSQSPIPPAEAESKAIDAVLSPTDVQLPDSKPQAMASTPINQRNKEKSISRRNSSHKESLVFNEDLEKELQWNDDSTIVFSTEKIPIHKLFFQDKPVISKPDNLQQPINDDVNSSVEYMDVSYNDISMRERTLNATGNKSAAFDIPESDGEFVDCETTITQDECQIFTENAKSEEFIIKQQDNTKKNLAEKNVAADELPFLNTTVDILKLIDGSQIDVNADQTVKQLDFSTTDIVNQLSDLIDASETVKTNVSLDKHKVDLNNTEALKATHVLKQTFTEDKPILLENLVTSSENSMFSENISSIKDAENVSIENNKIENVIHDLDTPLQPDKIGSSFETVLPIISSVHAEVISTTDDSSHTIKNKDNVRLETVEKISDGMPNHPLPCDIPLPNEDDFNEIVQNLDQENLQSEEILTETLPIVETAQNTLLAALNKTTELSLETKLENNQTDNPDISCKLTLLPSDVPIPDMDDNHSIKINSSLHEAVTVVPDPVQPQIALTTDIENVVNNTVLMNHSVTATPSENGNDEEITQNIISEVSIKNDTVEIDEGEKMEVSYCKQFSEKCPENLAVDVPATTDSSDEINETIKISDSPKQLQLMCIENLPSKIELPEANAQEIKFVLRDDIVITEKQIESEHEPAPAIIMENNAFEEKSENVSASTNINLPDNFETFSNSNVVEAVTSSVIVPETSLDPKINETKSPDLQINISHEINIVDTTHDSELTKNVTSTANALCCEVPSLPLTPLLEKAGEDNTDAPTTKDEIITDTSNNISIRTGSDTTEVIKSVLQPEGEIDEEVVVSENSSPFVSISAEEKIVVQFKGDNLEDSVNSTSDKSTLPPLSPKIVSKGYNLNFDDLDAMNPFATKTKIRMSPPPGASPNRQPEVEPVQYQRIEKSELSEKGKNENRRKSMPEKRKPLKTKSAFNSTFDSTESPTSKLVEPKNQKDTDYPKKEIDIKQDNSQKIDIAQTETVTPVIDEATNQPEATNLVETDKVANYHTKTTMAAESFEHNPDNTTNIVEDIVMSESRKSTINSDNTSSSEQSAYFSAAASSTECTESKNVFNLPEIDDKDFNPFATKSKVRQTPPPDLDMVNPFATKCKIKSSPETSFVITANDANTTVTVDTGSELKDASHNLSTCSDSSRTSDEKDVTVQEVHTEDEDTIEGPFLEAEDINYTEKIPELDDDKAHVDLNNINAQAHEDDTEAAEMFIDAEAFEFLMNQNNTDEVAYSGKESLFLKFDPLFARRVTSEGVAAALSEIKKRQSTPKKMSKPMPPKNEELMSFDELVAGPSDLNKTNAVQCDVEDTHDDMNVTVLSKPMMAVTPAVNPVVTPKKSLTPTRANRLSMTFTSPAMAVIDRLLSLSGNSPSAGLDTTVSHTSRERTEADQALTQLRELLAEKEINVYNLRCESKELKNRLSALETQMKSLEAVSSERLQKINELTENLAEKTKMNRSMAAVVEEYERTIASLISETEQDKKRYAEERMQLIRDRDEQTAHLTSMEVSFSDLHSKYEKSKQVIIGYKTNEEAYKNAIKEFEENLAKMHSNYELLKQHATSKLNHANQELEKLNKAHESEILKYNAMIKRKDLHITSLEESLAQKTKANEELTAICDELINKVG, via the coding sequence atggCTCAACACGCTGAGCCAATGGACGTGGACGACATCGAAAGTGATTTTGACAACAAGGAAAACACTTATCATCATAGCAATGTTTTGCCAAGAACCCCATGTACTGAAAAAGGCTACGAGGAACTTGATGTCTCAGAGCTCAACATGAAACTAAGGTATTCCGTCACCCCTGCTGCCTCTCCGATGTCAAAAAGCATGTCTCACTCTCTTGACAGCCGATACAATGCTTCCACAGACGAGTCTCTCAATAATACTGttattaatgaaaatgaaaataatttgactCGGTCCTTACATTCTGCTTTGAACAAGCCAGAGTTGAAAACGCCCAAGGTATTGCCTCTACAATCTTTACCAGCAAACCTTACAGCAGACAGCACTAGAAATGCTACAATTCTTCAACAATTAGTTACTAAAATTGACAATAACAATGTGACAATAACTGTaagtaatgaaaatgaaattgatACCCTGTCATTTCCAAGTTCCTCTTCATCTATGACGCATACCCCTGAGGCCACCACACCGACAAAAGAAATCGCTAAAGATGGTGGTTCCCCGATTATGAGAGGGCTTAAGTCTGTTCTGAGTATGTTCCGCTCTTCACAAAGCCCTATTCCTCCAGCAGAAGCAGAAAGCAAAGCCATAGATGCTGTTCTAAGCCCAACTGATGTACAATTACCTGATTCTAAACCTCAGGCTATGGCATCTACTCCCATTAATcagagaaataaagaaaaaagtatCTCCAGAAGAAATAGTTCACATAAGGAAAGTTTAGTGTTTAATGAAGATTTAGAAAAAGAATTACAATGGAACGATGACTCAACAATAGTTTTTAGTACAGAAAAAATCCCGatccataaattattttttcaagataaGCCAGTCATCTCCAAACCTGACAATTTACAACAGCCTATTAATGATGATGTTAATTCCTCAGTAGAATATATGGATGTTTCATATAATGATATTTCTATGAGAGAAAGAACATTGAATGCAACTGGAAACAAAAGCGCAGCCTTTGATATTCCAGAATCTGATGGAGAATTTGTTGATTGTGAAACAACTATTACGCAGGATGAATGCCAAATTTTTACTGAAAATGCCAAGTCAGAAGAATTTATTATCAAACAACAagataatactaaaaaaaatttggctGAAAAGAATGTTGCAGCAGATGAATTGCCTTTTTTGAATACCACTGTAGATatactaaaattaattgatgGTTCTCAAATAGATGTTAATGCAGATCAAACAGTAAAGCAACTAGATTTTTCCACTACTGATATTGTCAACCAATTGTCTGATCTTATTGATGCTTCTGAAACAGTTAAAACCAATGTAAGTTTAGATAAGCATAAAGTCGATTTAAATAATACTGAAGCTCTTAAGGCAACTCATGTACTCAAGCAAACTTTTACTGAAGACAAGCCGATACTATTAGAAAATCTAGTCACAAGTTCCGAGAATTCCATGTTTTCTGAAAACATCAGTTCTATTAAAGATGCTGAAAATGTaagtattgaaaataataaaatagaaaatgtaATTCATGATTTGGATACACCCTTACAACCAGATAAGATAGGTTCAAGCTTCGAAACTGTTTTGCCTATAATTAGTTCAGTCCATGCTGAAGTTATTTCTACAACAGATGATTCTTCTcatactataaaaaataaagataatgtAAGATTGGAAACAGTTGAAAAAATAAGTGATGGCATGCCAAATCATCCTTTACCTTGTGACATTCCATTACCCAATGAagatgattttaatgaaatagttCAAAATTTGGACCAAGAAAATTTACAGTCAGAAGAAATACTTACTGAAACTTTGCCAATAGTCGAGACAGCGCAAAATACCTTATTGGCAGCACTAAATAAAACAACTGAATTGAGTCTTGAaacaaaactagaaaataatCAAACTGACAACCCTGACATCTCTTGTAAACTGACCTTATTACCTAGCGATGTTCCAATACCTGACATGGATGATAATCATTCAATAAAGATCAATAGTTCACTGCACGAAGCTGTAACTGTTGTCCCTGACCCTGTTCAACCACAAATTGCTTTAACTACTGATATTGAAAATGTAGTAAATAATACTGTTTTAATGAACCATTCTGTAACTGCAACACCCAGTGAAAATGGTAATGATGAGGAAATAACCCAAAACATAATATCTGAAGTCTCAATTAAAAATGATACTGTTGAGATTGATGAAGGAGAAAAGATGGAGGTATCTTACTGCAAACAATTTTCAGAAAAATGCCCTGAAAATTTAGCTGTTGATGTCCCTGCCACAACTGATTCTTctgatgaaataaatgaaaccataaaaatatctgattcTCCTAAACAATTACAACTAATGTGTATTGAAAATCTTCCTAGTAAAATCGAATTACCTGAAGCAAATGCACAGGAAATCAAATttgttttacgggatgacatAGTAATTACTGAAAAACAAATTGAGAGCGAACATGAACCAGCGCCTGCTATTATAATGGAGAATAATGCATTTGAAGAAAAGTCTGAGAACGTTTCAGCTAGCACTAATATAAATTTACCAGAcaattttgaaactttttctAATTCAAATGTGGTAGAAGCAGTAACTTCGTCAGTAATAGTGCCAGAAACATCCTTAGATCCAAAAATCAACGAAACTAAGTCACCAGATCTTCAAATAAACATTTCACATGAGATAAACATTGTTGACACTACACACGATTCGGAGCTGACTAAAAATGTAACTTCAACAGCCAATGCTTTGTGTTGTGAAGTGCCCAGTTTACCTTTAACACCTTTATTAGAGAAAGCTGGTGAAGATAACACCGATGCCCCGACTACAAAAGATGAGATAATTACAGACACTTCAAACAATATATCTATTAGAACAGGTTCAGATACAACGGAAGTTATAAAAAGTGTATTGCAACCTGAAGGGGAAATAGATGAAGAAGTAGTGGTGTCTGAAAATAGTAGCCCTTTTGTTTCCATATCGGCTGAAGAAAAAATTGTCGTTCAATTCAAAGGCGACAATTTAGAAGATAGCGTAAATTCTACTTCCGATAAATCGACTTTACCACCATTGTCTCCAAAAATAGTTTCAAAAGGTTACAATTTGAACTTTGATGACCTTGACGCTATGAATCCGTTTGCAACAAAGACGAAGATTAGAATGTCGCCACCACCTGGTGCATCTCCAAACAGACAGCCGGAAGTAGAACCTGTACAGTACCAGAGAATTGAGAAATCGGAGCTCTCTGAGAAAGGTAAAAATGAAAACAGAAGAAAGTCGATGCCAGAAAAAAGAAAGcctttgaaaacaaaaagtgCTTTTAATTCTACTTTTGATAGTACGGAGAGTCCCACATCAAAACTAGTTGAACCTAAAAACCAAAAGGACACAGACTACCCTAAAAAAGAGATTGATATCAAGCAGGATAATTCACAGAAAATTGATATAGCTCAAACCGAGACTGTTACACCGGTTATTGATGAAGCAACCAATCAACCAGAGGCAACCAATCTTGTTGAAACAGATAAAGTGGCCAATTATCATACAAAAACAACTATGGCGGCGGAATCATTTGAACATAATCCTGATAACACCACCAACATTGTCGAAGATATTGTTATGAGTGAAAGTCGTAAATCTACTATAAACTCAGACAATACTTCATCTTCAGAACAATCTGCGTATTTCTCTGCTGCTGCTTCATCCACCGAATGCACTGAGTCGAAGAACGTTTTTAATTTACCCGAAATAGATGACAAAGACTTTAACCCATTTGCCACTAAATCCAAAGTTCGTCAGACACCACCACCTGATTTAGATATGGTTAATCCATTCGCAACTAAATGTAAAATCAAATCTTCACCTGAGACATCATTCGTTATTACTGCAAACGATGCCAATACTACTGTAACGGTTGATACTGGAAGCGAATTAAAAGATGCATCCCATAATTTGAGCACTTGCAGTGATTCTTCGAGGACTAGTGATGAAAAGGATGTCACTGTCCAGGAAGTTCATACTGAAGACGAAGACACAATAGAAGGTCCATTTCTAGAAGCCGAGGATATTAATTATACCGAAAAAATACCAGAGCTCGATGATGATAAAGCACATgttgatttaaataatattaatgcgCAGGCGCATGAAGACGACACGGAAGCTGCTGAGATGTTTATAGATGCTGAAGCATTTGAATTCCTTATGAATCAGAACAATACCGATGAAGTGGCATACAGCGGCAAAGAGAGCTTATTTCTTAAGTTTGATCCCCTTTTTGCTCGGAGAGTTACGTCAGAAGGTGTGGCTGCTGCTTTAAGTGAGATTAAAAAAAGACAAAGCACTCCCAAGAAAATGTCAAAACCGATGCCTCCTAAAAACGAGGAGCTAATGTCATTTGATGAACTGGTCGCCGGTCCATCAGACTTGAACAAAACCAATGCAGTACAATGTGACGTTGAAGACACTCACGATGATATGAATGTCACTGTATTGTCTAAACCAATGATGGCCGTCACCCCAGCTGTGAACCCAGTGGTCACACCTAAGAAATCTTTGACACCAACTAGAGCAAATAGGCTGTCGATGACGTTTACATCGCCTGCCATGGCAGTGATTGATAGGCTGCTTTCATTGAGTGGCAATAGTCCATCGGCAGGTCTGGATACGACGGTCTCGCACACCAGTAGAGAGCGCACTGAAGCTGATCAAGCTCTTACACAATTAAGAGAGTTGCTAGCCGAAAAGGAAATAAATGTCTATAATTTAAGATGCGAAAGCAAAGAACTCAAAAACCGATTATCCGCTTTAGAAACTCAAATGAAATCTCTTGAAGCAGTGAGTTCAGAAAGACTacaaaaaattaatgaattgACTGAAAACCTAGCTGAAAAAACGAAAATGAACAGGAGCATGGCAGCAGTTGTAGAAGAGTACGAACGGACCATCGCTAGTTTAATATCAGAAACCGAACAAGACAAGAAACGCTACGCCGAAGAGCGCATGCAGCTTATACGAGACAGGGACGAACAAACGGCACATTTGACAAGCATGGAGGTGTCATTCAGCGACTTACATAGTAAATACGAAAAGAGTAAGCAAGTAATAATAGGCTACAAAACGAACGAAGAAGCATACAAGAATGCTATAAAAGAATTTGAGGAGAACCTTGCCAAGATGCATTCGAATTATGAGCTACTGAAACAGCACGCTACTTCGAAACTTAATCACGCGAACCAAGAATTAGAGAAGTTGAACAAAGCCCATGAGAGTGAAATATTAAAGTATAACGCTAtgataaagaggaaagatttgcaTATCACGTCACTGGAAGAAAGTCTCGCTCAGAAAACCAAAGCGAACGAAGAATTGACGGCCATATGCGATGAACTCATCAACAAAGTCGGCTGA